A genomic region of Methanosarcina thermophila TM-1 contains the following coding sequences:
- a CDS encoding FKBP-type peptidyl-prolyl cis-trans isomerase produces the protein MENSRTVKKGDYILIDYTGKLEDGTVFDTTSKEKALEAGIYDEKKDYRPLFFRVDARQVIKGIDQGVLGMKEGEEKTLIIPPEDAYGEYKDYLVQTIPLVRLELQTPPKPGEKITTPGGREVRVLNSTETAATLDFNHELAGKTLILKIKLVSIVK, from the coding sequence ATGGAAAATTCTCGCACTGTAAAAAAAGGAGACTATATTCTTATTGACTACACTGGAAAACTCGAAGATGGAACGGTATTCGATACCACTTCTAAGGAAAAAGCCCTCGAAGCAGGCATATATGACGAAAAAAAGGATTATAGACCTTTGTTTTTCCGGGTGGATGCACGCCAGGTAATAAAAGGTATCGATCAGGGTGTACTTGGAATGAAAGAGGGGGAAGAAAAAACCCTTATAATCCCGCCTGAAGATGCCTATGGAGAATATAAGGATTATCTTGTCCAGACGATACCTCTGGTAAGGCTTGAACTCCAGACCCCTCCTAAGCCGGGAGAGAAAATCACAACACCTGGCGGCAGAGAAGTCAGAGTGCTCAACTCCACGGAAACTGCTGCCACCCTGGATTTTAACCATGAACTTGCAGGCAAAACCCTGATCCTTAAGATAAAACTTGTCTCGATTGTAAAATAA
- a CDS encoding diacylglycerol/polyprenol kinase family protein, which produces MPSREFILELLRKSVHLVSILIVLIYEFFGKEAVLWVLMLFLVTVLALDYLRIEHNIRIPLFYIMYRKTEADRFGGHIFFALGAISVISLFSREIAYAAILMTTFGDLSAALIGKFYGKRRVFQKIFKNDKSIEGSASEFIIDFLIGMLIVGNLIVSLVMAFFATLMETAVNKIDDNLIVPVFSGFFGQVTLALLACL; this is translated from the coding sequence ATGCCGTCCAGAGAATTTATCCTGGAACTTCTGAGAAAAAGTGTGCATCTGGTCTCAATCCTTATCGTGCTCATCTACGAATTTTTCGGAAAGGAAGCCGTGCTGTGGGTGCTCATGCTATTTCTTGTAACTGTTCTTGCGCTTGACTATCTCCGGATTGAACATAATATTCGAATACCTCTTTTCTATATCATGTACAGAAAAACTGAAGCCGACCGCTTTGGAGGTCACATCTTTTTTGCGCTCGGAGCTATTTCTGTAATCTCGCTTTTCAGCCGGGAAATCGCTTATGCTGCTATCCTTATGACGACCTTCGGGGACCTGTCTGCGGCTCTGATAGGGAAATTCTACGGGAAAAGACGGGTTTTTCAAAAAATATTTAAAAACGATAAATCAATTGAAGGCTCAGCCTCAGAATTCATTATTGATTTCCTTATCGGGATGCTTATAGTCGGAAACCTCATAGTCTCCCTGGTAATGGCTTTCTTTGCAACCCTTATGGAAACTGCAGTCAACAAAATTGATGATAACCTTATAGTGCCGGTTTTCTCCGGTTTTTTCGGACAAGTAACCCTAGCTCTTCTGGCATGTTTGTAA
- a CDS encoding OB-fold nucleic acid binding domain-containing protein encodes MEKEEKVMVLLLFMTLTSLMTAYLCFGPEITASGQESGKEIKQYSRESGVGDKVFLEAEVLSKRFTYTGGHLLLQVDCDSEVLSVFIPKTAGADALNMSIQEGDFIGLTGTVSEYKGKREITVERKEDILLSDDYSTK; translated from the coding sequence ATGGAAAAAGAAGAAAAAGTTATGGTACTGCTTTTATTTATGACACTGACTTCTCTTATGACAGCTTATCTCTGCTTCGGACCGGAAATTACAGCGTCTGGACAGGAATCAGGGAAAGAAATCAAGCAGTACAGCAGGGAATCTGGTGTAGGAGACAAGGTATTCCTTGAAGCCGAAGTTCTGAGCAAACGTTTTACTTATACAGGCGGACACCTGCTTTTACAGGTAGACTGCGACTCCGAAGTCCTGAGCGTTTTTATCCCGAAGACCGCAGGTGCAGACGCCCTAAATATGTCAATCCAGGAAGGAGATTTTATAGGTTTAACGGGTACAGTCTCAGAATATAAAGGGAAAAGAGAAATCACGGTGGAAAGAAAAGAAGATATTCTTTTGAGTGATGATTATTCTACGAAATGA
- a CDS encoding nucleotidyltransferase family protein gives MKACIMCGGAGTRLRPLTFKHPKPSIPILNKPSVLHLIEHLSREGFNEIVITLGYMGELIEEQLGDGHMFGVHIDYVYEREKLGTAGGVKNAEAYLKDEPFIVLGGDHVLNLNLREMYRFHESNDAPVTIGLISIDDPREFGIADMDINNRIRRFLEKPKAGQIFSNLASTGIYVCDPLIFEWIPRHRKFDFAKDLFPWMLEAGKKINGVLVRGQWTDVGSSAAYRQAQRWMLDALPGTTIEGHFTTRNARIRGPLSIGNNVCIGSNSSLVGPIVIGENTIIGDNVLIGPYSVIGSNCIIEDNAKILSSYLFDNVSIGKDSNISGGVVADETVIGDHCFLENGTVIGHKVIIGNNSTIHSGVKVWPEVTIGENSNIKDIVINPDYDTAHDGS, from the coding sequence ATGAAAGCGTGTATCATGTGCGGCGGGGCAGGGACAAGACTCAGGCCATTGACATTCAAGCACCCTAAACCGAGCATACCAATCCTTAATAAGCCGTCAGTCCTGCATCTGATAGAGCATCTTTCAAGAGAAGGGTTCAATGAAATAGTTATAACCCTGGGATATATGGGAGAACTCATAGAAGAGCAACTCGGGGACGGGCATATGTTTGGCGTACATATCGATTATGTGTACGAGAGGGAAAAGCTCGGAACAGCAGGGGGAGTAAAAAATGCCGAAGCATACCTGAAAGATGAACCATTTATTGTACTTGGGGGAGATCATGTTCTCAACCTTAACCTAAGAGAGATGTACCGTTTTCATGAATCGAACGATGCTCCGGTAACTATAGGGCTTATTTCGATAGACGATCCGAGAGAATTCGGAATTGCGGATATGGATATAAATAATCGGATTCGTCGTTTCCTGGAAAAACCAAAAGCAGGTCAGATATTCAGCAACCTTGCGAGTACAGGAATATACGTTTGTGATCCTTTGATTTTTGAATGGATCCCCAGACACAGAAAATTCGACTTCGCAAAAGACCTCTTTCCCTGGATGCTTGAAGCCGGCAAGAAAATCAACGGCGTGCTTGTGCGGGGGCAATGGACTGATGTCGGAAGTTCAGCAGCTTACAGGCAGGCACAGCGCTGGATGCTCGATGCCCTTCCCGGAACGACAATCGAAGGGCATTTCACGACCCGGAACGCAAGAATAAGAGGTCCTCTCTCCATAGGAAACAACGTGTGCATAGGTTCGAATTCTTCCCTTGTGGGACCAATAGTCATAGGGGAAAATACAATTATAGGCGACAATGTTCTCATTGGACCTTACAGTGTTATAGGCTCAAATTGTATTATAGAGGATAACGCAAAGATTCTCTCATCATATCTATTCGATAATGTGTCCATAGGAAAGGATTCCAATATTTCAGGCGGGGTGGTAGCAGACGAAACCGTAATTGGAGACCACTGTTTCCTTGAAAACGGAACTGTTATTGGGCATAAAGTAATCATTGGAAACAATTCAACAATACACTCAGGGGTTAAGGTTTGGCCTGAAGTCACTATAGGAGAAAACTCAAACATAAAGGATATCGTAATTAACCCCGATTATGATACCGCACATGATGGCTCGTAA